One Nymphaea colorata isolate Beijing-Zhang1983 chromosome 12, ASM883128v2, whole genome shotgun sequence genomic window, ATTCTGATCTCACCTGGTATTCCggtaaaaatttttatgagtTGCATTAAAATCATCTTGTCTGTGTCCTTCAAAAGAAGCCACCAAATGAATGTCCTTTTTATAGAAGATGTCTCCATTTCAAGAAAATCCTTATAAAGAGGCAAACCAGCTTACTGATTTGTTCTTTGATAATTAGTGGTCCATGCTTGACTTATGTCACATGTATGTTTGAAAGCATGTGCATGTGGCACATCACAAGCACTGTGCGCCTCTGCATATTGTGCAAGTTTCTTGCTATACTGGAAAGGGGAAGGTTCAGTTGCTGGCATATGTGTGGCTTATCATGCTTTTCTAGTTCACATACAGTTTAGTTGCTTCTTCACCGCATGCTTTTCTAGTAAGGAAGGTTGCAGGCTCTCTGATGCGATCAACTGATTTTCCATTAAATGAGGGCTTCCATTTATGGGGTAAGAATGCAAATATTTAGGGAAATATGAACTGCAAGCTCCGATAgctacaaaaattaaaaagaaaaggaagttaAAAGTATCTGAACATTCTGAGAAGGACTTGCTCACAACCTAAAATGTTAAACTTGCTTCTGGAGTGTTTGGTGACAATTGTATAGAAGCTATCAAATGGCTATGTCACTACTCAAATGGCCTGAATAACTAGTAGCAATGAATTTGACATTTGTTGGCTTGCTTTGTTGGATGTGATTGCTTGTTCATATGCTTCTTTAGTTCATGTGATCGTTGGTTGATGTATACATGTCCTTGGGCATGGCTGTTTCCAGTTCCCAATTGGAGGTTTGTCTTGTCTGTTCTTGTTTAGTGTAGAATATTGAATGATTGCTCGCAGAGTGAGTAAGATATCAAACAGGGCACGAAAGAATCAAACAGGGGCGAGGGTTTATGACGGTATATCCTGTTTTGCTTTCGCCATCATCGATGCGTGTTAACTGTGCCATGGTGGAtgcctctcttttcttcttctcgtgGATGCGTGTTAATTTCTGTTTGTTGTAATATTGATCTTTCCCTAATCCCTGTTATGCAAGATTGTTCCAATTCAAATATCTAGTAGTGAAGAAATATTATCCAAAACATTAGCATGGAGGACAACGGTCCATCGAGGGAGAATCAGACATGGACTGAAGCACAAATGGACTATTTAGTGCAGCTTCTTGTGGAGCAATCACGCATTCTGGGTATGAAATCTGGTGGAGGTTTAAAGTCTAAAGCATATacaacaattgaaaaaagtatGATGGAAAGATTCGGTCTAGATTTcagtaaagacaaaataaaaaacaagttgaagtACTCAAAACCTAACTTAACAATCATGAAAGAAATTATGAATACAAGCGGGTTTGGGTATGACCCAATCAACAAATGTATTGAAGTCGATCCCCAAGTATGGAGTGACTACATTGAGGTATGTTATCTAGATGTTACTGTTTGGTTATATGTCTGACTTGTGAAATACTACATGTTTATTTGAACACAtgaaatttttcagaaatatccgAATAGGAAAAAGTACAGAGATCCCAAGTTATGGAGATACTTTGACGAGTTCGCCGAGGTCTTTGGTGATTCTCATGCCACTGGAAAACAGTCAGACACATTAAACAACTTCATATATGAGGATGTTGAACGAGTACCACATACACCTGCATCTCAATCCACTCCAATGTACATGAATCCTGAATCTTCACAATCCTTTACACAAATGCTTCATTAAGATAGTCCTCCACCAGAATCATCAGTACCTCCAACTCCTACCACTGCAATTCTGACGATGGCAACTACTAGGACCAGAAGTAGGTCTAGAAGGCACAGGTCATACAATTATGAAGAATACTATAATTTGTTGAATGGTATTGTTGACAATGTAGATACATTGACACGTACATGTACATGGGTACAATTTGTCACATGTTGTGAAATACTGCAAGAGATGCTCGAAACCGGGCATATAGATGAACAAACACGAGTAAGGAGTATGGACATGTTGGCAGAGAGCACCAATTACATGATATTTGTCAACCTTCCACCTTCACAGCGGGTGTCATGGTTGAGGCGTAAACTTCCCGATTCGTAGGTAAGGAATGATTGTCTCATATTCAATGTTTCTAGATTTGTATATTTCATGTTTGTACGTGCTTCTTGTTTCAACGTTTGTATATTTCATGTTTGTACCTGCTTCTTGTGTGTTGTTAGTGTAATCAAATCATTTCATATGTGCTCTTTAATCTGGTTGTTCTTACTTCGTTTTAGTGCAATAAAATGCACACCTTCTTCTAATTGAACGTGCTTTAATAAGTGTGGTTATACATTCTTGCAGTCGTTTCAAAATGATAGATGTTGACATGTTTACCGACGATGAAGAAGGAGTGCTTTACTTAATTCGGCTAGTATTTGTCCTCGTCTTCTTTTGGTTAAAACAACTTCCTCCGTCTATGAGGATTGTTCATCCATTTTGATCTGCGGGTAGAACTTTTGTTCAACTTATGCTCGAAGGTCATCCTAGAAATTGTATGGACTTACTTCGTATGTATCCAGAAACATATCGTACATTATGCAACACACTAAGGactaaaaaattattggaggatgctggtgacattagcatagaagaacaagtagccatttttttgttgacaaTTGGACACAATGAACGGAATCGTGCCACGCAGAATACTTTTCAACATTCAGGACAAACAATAAGTAAGTACTTCAGCTGTGTACTACGAGCAATATGTATAATGGATAAGGATTATGTCCGGCGGCCCAATGATGACATGCCAACTACTATTCGCCATTCCAAGCGATTCTTTCCATATGTTCAGGTAATTTTATACTGGCTGATAAACTCAACAAAACGTGTACAACATCCAACATACAACATGACTAACTTGCACATATGAATATAGGATTGTTTAGGAGCAATTGATGACACACATGTACCTGCATGGGTCCCAGCATCAGATCAAGCAAGATTTCGCAATAGAAACGGATTTCTTTCGCAAAATGTCATGGCTATAGTTGGATTCGACACTTGTTTCCACTACGTTTTGGCATgatgggaaggaagtgcaacAGACTCAAGGGTTTTATACAATGCACTTGATCATACAACGGACCCATTTGTGGTCCCAGAAGGTACGTACTCCACCAACCAATGTATTACTTTTTACAAAAAAGTGCAAATGTTTAAATAATTTGTGTTCAATTGTAGGCAAATACTATCATGCTGATGGGGGTTATccaaacattgttggtttgcTAACACCTTATCGAGGACATCGTTATCATATGTCCGAATTTAACACCCCAGGGGCACGGACACCTAGAACTCCAGAAGgattattcaaccataggcattcatcactCCGAAATGCAGTAGAAAGAACTTTCGGCATGTTGAAAGCTcgttttccaatattgaaaatgcaagtgcagtatccattcaaaaaacaagttctAATTGTTCTTGCTACATGTGCATTacacaacttcataattgaacacaatccaaaCGCTGAGCAGTTTGATGATGAGGATGCACCTTCAATTGATAATTTTGTCGTAAGCGAACCGgaaattgcaagccaaacacaaCAGCGATGAAGCAACAATTCCATGAGAAGAACTATAACAGatcaaatgtttacagattatcaattgaatagtaagtttaTTTTATCAATTGATTATTCTTGCATGTGGttgtttgacatttgttttgttttgaataggaCAACGAAGATGATGCCTCGCCAAAAGTACTATGTCGTGTTCGAGGGTAGGTCACAAGGCATATATGATAGTTGGGAGCAGTGCCAACCATTAGTGTATCGATAGAAGTGTGCCCTCTTCAGATCATTCCATACCTTCTAAGCAGCTGAATATCACATGAATGAATATCTCCACAACAAGTATGGTGTGCAATTACGTAGGCCATTGAACATTGACTATGTCAACACAACACAAGAGGAAGAAGTGATGCAGAGGAATGAACGGAAGTGCAGCCTGAAACATTTGATTGCTTGTTTTGTTactacttgttttctttgttggatctgtactcattaaacttatGTACTGGATGGGACAACACGCTTTGGTTAATGGTTTTAAACGTTCATACAGGTTTTAGTGTGCTATGCCCTCTTTCTTTGTAATTAAACATTACCAATTGAACTCGTGGATGTGATGGACTACTTTTACACCTTATTTGTGTTCTTTCTATGAAATTAGGTtggatgaatatcaattctttATAACATGAATGCATATCTACATGTAtcttactttctttttgtttgtttcgtTTATAAGTTTTTTCCTTACACATCTTGTTGTGTTTCTGAATGATCAGAACACGAAGACCATGCTTCCTTTTGGTAATTGTGCAATGTCTGACATATCCTTGTTACGTACGGTATAAGCTAGTAAATGTAGgggtttttttattgtttggtcTAGTTTTTGTAAGGTCTGATATGTTGCTTGCTTGGATGCATGAATGTTGTGGGCTTTCGAGTTTTTAGTGTTGTGTTAATGGTGTTTGTTTACATCATCTTTCATTTTGTACACTCTTTTGATTTGAGGAGAACCAATATAACAAGTTCTAACAGTCAGAAAAAagtatcttctattttttttaccatgtgCACCAAACGCAGTTAAATTTACTCAGCAAAAaactaccatgtgcatcaaacacagttaattttaccctgcaaaaaacttccctgcaatcaaacagAGCCTCAAATCGGAAGtgggttaaatttcatctttttttttcagaaaaatttgcCACGTTAAATTTACCATattaaattcttccttgcaatcaaatGCAGccttagtaatatgacattctaattAGACTCGGGTGTGAGTCGGAACCGCACTCAGgtccggtgcgcacccgactcgatgcgactcgggtgcggcagtaaaatagaagagtccgaTAACTTAGGTGAAAGCAATATTTTCGAATAAAACTGATGTCGGTCACAAATGGCTCCGTTTCCACCACTTTTAAACCTGGATTAAGACCTGGATAACAACCGAGTCCATATGAGATCCGGTCTTATTTGGATGTGTGACACGAACATGTTGGTCCCACAGTGAACGAGTTCCAAGTCAATGAAAACTCTATTCTCTAGGCTGCGTTTGATTGCACGGGGAAAAATGGAGAGGCTGGTGAAAAATGTACGGCGAGTTGAAATTTCAACCGCCGTACAATATTTGCATCAAATGCGTGAAAAATTCACGCGAAAAAAATGTACGAAGAGGTTAAATTTAACACGAAAAAAAGTCGGAGGTCCGACCTTCGACTTTTTTCCGCAGATAAAATTTTAAGCCGTTAGggctctctttctccttcttttctctctgcTTTCCCCTCCGCCAggttctctctcgctctctcgactcgctctttccttcctctcctctctcgctgctctGTTGCTCCTCTCCTCTCTGCTGCTCTGTCGCTCCTGgcctctctcgctccctctttactctcctctttccccaacgtcgctccctccttcctctctcgctGGTGTCTTGCTCCCTCCTTTCCCAACGTCGCCCGCTTGCAGCCCCAAGTGAGCCTTCTGCTTCTATCTATCGCTCTCCCACACGCACGTTCTGTCACTAACCCATCTCTCTCTTGGTTCAGTTGCTTTACTCACCATCTTCAACAGGAAATTTGGGTTTTTCTACGTTTTGGCTGTTGCTTTACTCAGGTATGCCTCTCACGATTCTCCTTTTTCCACTTCTTGCTTCTATGGATGTATGAGATGATGTATAACTGCTTCCGAGAGATCATCTTGAAAGCAGGGATCATCTTAGCAGATCCCTGGTCTAGTTAATGTTGATTTTGCTGATGTAAGGGCCTCGCAAGTTAAGATGATCAGTGCTTTCAACGGAAAAACAGAAAGCTTTCCTCATCCAATATGATTATACTATGTTTCCTGTTTTAGAAATTAGGCACATTTCTGTAGcatctgttttcttcctctgtGCATACCTTGGATGTTCAAGCTTCATCTCCAATGTTCTACCTGGAATGATTGAAGAAATTCCTCATGCTTCATGAGATTATTATATTCTGATCTCACCTGGTATTCCGGtaaaaatttttatgatttgCATTAAAATCATCTTGTCTGTGTCCTTCAAAAGAAGCCACCAAATGAATGTCCTTTTTATAGAAGATGTCTCCATTTCAAGAAAATCCTTATAAAGAGGCAAACCAGCTTACTGATTTGTTCTTTGATAATTAGTGGTCCATGCTTGACTTATGTCACATGTATGTTTGAAAGCATGTGCATGTGGCACATCACAAGCACCGTGCGCCTCTGCATATTGTGCAAGTTTCTTGCTATACTGGAAAGGGGAAGGTTCAGTTGCTGGCATATGTGTGGCTTATCATGCTTTTCTAGTTCACATACAGTTTAGTTGCTTCTTCACCGCATGCTTTTCTAGTAAGGAAGGTTGCAGGCTCTCTGGTGCGATCAATTGATTTTCCATTAAATGAGGGCTTCCATTTATGGGGTAAGAATGCAAATATTTAGGGAAATATGAACTGCAAGCTCCGATAgctacaaaaattaaaaagaaaaggaagttaAAAGTATCTGAACATTCTGAGAAGGACTTGCTCACAACCTAAAATGTTAAACTTGCTTCTGGAGTGTTTGGTGACAATTGTATAGAAGCTATCAAATGGCTATGTCACTACTCAAATGGCCTGAATAACTAGTAGCAATGAATTTGACATTTGTTGGCTTGCTTTGTTGGATGTGATTGCTTGTTCATATGCTTCTTTAGTTCATGTGATCGTTGGTTGATGTATACATGTCCTTGGGCATGGCTGTTTCCAGTTCCCAATTGGAGGTTTGTCTTGTCTGTTCTTGTTTAGTGTAGAATATTGAATGATTGCTCGCAGAGTGAGTAAGATATCAAACAGGGCACGAAAGAATCAAACAGGGGCGAGGGTTTATGACGGTATATCCTGTTTTGCTTTCGCCATCATCGATGCGTGTTAACTGTGCCATGGTGGAtgcctctcttttcttcttctcgtgGATGCGTGTTAATTTCTGTTTGTTGTAATATTGATCTTTCCCTAATCCCTGTTATGCAAGATTGTTCCAATTCAAATATCTAGTAGTGAAGAAATATTATCCAAAACATAAGCATGGAGGACAACGGTCCATCGAGGGAGAATCAGACATGGACTGAAGCACAAATGGACTATTTAGTGCAGCTTCTTGTGGAGCAATCACGCATTATGGGTATGAAATCTGGTGGAGGTTTAAAGTCTAAAGCATATacaacaattgaaaaaagtatGATGGAAAGATTCGGTCCAGATTTcagtaaagacaaaataaaaaacaagttgaagtACTCAAAACCTAACTTAACAATCATGAAAGAAATTATGAATACAAGCGGGTTTGGGTATGATCCAATCAACAAATGTATTGAAGTCGATCCCCAAGTATGGAGTGACTACATTGAGGTATGTTATCTAGATGTTACTGTTTGGTTATATGTCTGACTTGTGAAATACTACATGTTTATTTGAACACAtgaaatttttcagaaatatccgAATAGGAAAAAGTACAGAGATCCCAAGTTATGGAGATACTTTGACGAGTTCGCCGAGGTCTTTGGTGATTCTCATGCCACTGGAAAACAGTCAGACACATTAAATAACTTCATATATGAGGATGTTGAACGAGTACCACATACACCTGCATCTCAATCCACTCCAATGTACATGAATCCTGAATCTTCACAATCCTTTACACAAATGCTTCATTAAGATAGTCCTCCACCAGAATCATCAGTACCTCCAACTCCTACCACTGCAATTCTGACGATGGCAACTACTAGGACCAGAAGTAGGTCTAGAAGGCACAGGTCATACAATTATGAAGAATACTATAATTTGTTGAATGGTATTGTTGACAATGTAGATACATTGACACGTACATGTACATGGGTACAATTTGTCACATGTTGTGAAATACTGCAAGAGATGCTCGAAACCGGGCATATAGATGAACAAACACGAGTAAGGAGTATGGACATGTTGGCAGAGAGCACCAATTACATGATATTTGTCAACCTTCCACCTTCACAGCGGGTGTCATGGTTGAGACGTAAACTTCCCGATTCGTAGGTAAGGAATGATTGAATTATATTCAATGTTTCTAGATTTGTATATTTCATGTTTGTACGTGCTTCTTGTTTCAACGTTTGTATATTTCATGTTTGTACCTGCTTCTTGTGTGTTGTTAGTGTAATCAAATCATTTCATATGTGCACTTTAATCTGGTTGTTCTTACTTCGTTTTAGTGCAATAAAATGCACACCTTCTTCTAATTGAACGTGCTTTAATAAGTGTGGTTGTACATTCTTGCAGTCGTTTCAAAATGATAGATGTTGACATGTTTACCGACGATGAAGAAGGAGTGCTTTACTTAATTCGGCTAGTATTTGTCCTCGTCTTCTTTTGGTTAAAACAACTTCCTCCGTTTATGAGGATTGTTCATCCATTTTGATCTGCGGGTAGAACTTTTGTTCAACTTATGCTCGAAGGTCATCCTAGAAATTGTATGGACTTACTT contains:
- the LOC116265811 gene encoding uncharacterized protein LOC116265811, producing MEDNGPSRENQTWTEAQMDYLVQLLVEQSRILGMKSGGGLKSKAYTTIEKSMMERFGLDFSKDKIKNKLKYSKPNLTIMKEIMNTSGFGYDPINKCIEVDPQVWSDYIEKYPNRKKYRDPKLWRYFDEFAEVFGDSHATGKQSDTLNNFIYEDVERVPHTPASQSTPMYMNPESSQSFTQMLH
- the LOC116265812 gene encoding uncharacterized protein LOC116265812; this encodes MEDNGPSRENQTWTEAQMDYLVQLLVEQSRIMGMKSGGGLKSKAYTTIEKSMMERFGPDFSKDKIKNKLKYSKPNLTIMKEIMNTSGFGYDPINKCIEVDPQVWSDYIEKYPNRKKYRDPKLWRYFDEFAEVFGDSHATGKQSDTLNNFIYEDVERVPHTPASQSTPMYMNPESSQSFTQMLH